A single Anopheles arabiensis isolate DONGOLA chromosome X, AaraD3, whole genome shotgun sequence DNA region contains:
- the LOC120905985 gene encoding antigen 5 like allergen Cul n 1-like, whose translation MAGSTHRLTLGSGMVLLQVLLLLLLLPGHHSQTSNYYCQRSMCPTGDAHVGCYAELPFGKSCQGLKPQLVPMTPERKAMILQQHNRQRQRLALGTLPGYGPAYHMPQLYWDDELQYLAEVNARSCVYAHDHCRNTYSFPRAGQNIAIIRHFGLNLTKESVYTYIIDHWYNEYPLATTFVDQYPVNYVGPEFAHFTQIVNDRAVRMGCGMVSWETYNGYVWTNDYLVCNYGYSNVIGDRSYTKGPVAAGCTTGRSVVYPGLCL comes from the coding sequence ATGGCAGGATCGACGCACCGGCTGACGCTGGGCAGTggcatggtgctgctgcaggtgctactactgctactactactgcccgGCCATCACTCCCAGACGAGCAACTACTACTGCCAGCGGAGCATGTGCCCGACGGGCGATGCGCACGTCGGCTGCTACGCGGAGCTGCCGTTCGGCAAGTCCTGCCAGGGCCTGAAGCCGCAGCTCGTGCCGATGACGCCCGAGCGGAAGGCGAtgatcctgcagcagcacaaccggcagcggcagcggctcGCCCTCGGCACGCTGCCCGGGTACGGGCCGGCCTACCACATGCCGCAGCTGTACTGGGACGACGAGCTGCAGTACCTGGCGGAGGTGAACGCGCGGTCCTGCGTGTACGCGCACGACCACTGCCGCAACACGTACAGCTTCCCGCGGGCCGGCCAGAACATTGCGATCATCCGCCATTTCGGCCTCAACCTCACCAAGGAGTCGGTGTACACGTACATCATCGACCACTGGTACAACGAGTATCCGCTCGCGACCACCTTCGTCGACCAGTACCCGGTGAACTACGTCGGGCCGGAGTTTGCCCACTTCACGCAGATCGTCAACGACCGGGCGGTGCGGATGGGCTGTGGCATGGTCAGCTGGGAAACGTACAACGGGTACGTCTGGACGAACGACTATCTCGTGTGCAACTACGGCTACTCGAACGTGATCGGCGACCGGTCCTACACGAAGGGACCGGTTGCGGCCGGCTGCACGACCGGCCGGAGCGTCGTCTATCCGGGCCTCTGCCTGTGA